In Canis lupus dingo isolate Sandy chromosome 12, ASM325472v2, whole genome shotgun sequence, the following proteins share a genomic window:
- the PHF1 gene encoding PHD finger protein 1 isoform X4, with the protein MAQPPRLSRSGAPPLWDPASPAPTSGPRPRLWEGQDVLARWTDGLLYLGTIKKVDSSREVCLVQFEDDSQFLVLWKDISPAALPGEELLCCVCRSETVVPGNRLVSCEKCRHAYHQDCHVPRAPAPGEGEGTSWVCRQCVFAIATKRGGALKKGPYARAMLGMKLSLPYGLKGLDWDAGHLSNRQQSYCYCGGPGEWNLKMLQCQSCLQWFHEACTQCLSKPLLYGDRFYEFECCVCRGGPEKVRRLQLRWVDVAHLVLYHLSVCCKKKYFDFDREILPFTSENWDSLLLGEGGRLRRGNACLVSMLGSLPLWSPLLETEPPPGQGPGGGVSRPLGKRRRPEPEPLRRRQKGKMEELGPPSAVRNQPEPPEQRERARLQRALQASVSPPSPSPNQSYQGSSGYNFRPTDARCLPSSPIRMFASFHPSASTAGTSGDGEPPDRSPLELHIGFPTDIPKSAPHSMTASSSSVPAPSPGLPRRSAPPSPLCRSLSPGTGGGVRGGVGYLSRGDPVRVLARRVRPDGSVQYLVEWGGGGIF; encoded by the exons ATGGCACAGCCCCCCCGGCTGAGCCGCTCTGGTGCCCCCCCACTTTGGGACCCAgcctcccctgctcccacctCAGGCCCCAGGCCTCGACTTTGGGAGGGTCAAGATGTGCTGGCCAGGTGGACGGATGGACTGCTATACTTGGGGACCATCAAGAAA GTGGACAGTTCCCGGGAGGTGTGTCTGGTCCAGTTTGAGGACGATTCCCAGTTTCTGGTTCTATGGAAAGACATTAGCCCTG CTGCCCTCCCCGGGGAGGAACTCCTCTGCTGTGTCTGTCGCTCTGAGACTGTGGTCCCTGGAAACCGGCTGGTCAGCTGTGAGAAGTGTCGCCACG CTTATCACCAGGACTGCCACGTTCCAAGAGCCCCAGCccctggagagggagagggcacatCCTGGGTCTGTCGCCAGTGTGTCTTTGCCATTGCCACCAAG AGGGGGGGTGCACTGAAGAAGGGCCCCTATGCCCGggccatgctgggcatgaagctgTCACTGCCATATGGACTAAAGGGGCTAGACTGGGACGCTGGACATCTGAGCAACCGACAGCAGAGCTACTGTTACTGTGGTGGCCCTGGGGA GTGGAACCTGAAAATGTTGCAGTGCCAGAGCTGCCTGCAGTGGTTCCATGAGGCCTGCACCCAGTGTCTGAGCAAGCCGCTCCTCTACGGGGACAG GTTCTACGAGTTCGAATGCTGTGTGTGTCGGGGTGGCCCTGAGAAGGTCAGGAGGCTACAGCTTCGCTG GGTGGATGTGGCCCATCTCGTCCTCTATCACCTCAGCGTTTGCtgtaagaaaaaatactttgattttgACCGCGAGATCCTCCCCTTCACCTCTGAGAATTGGGACAGTTTGCTCCTCGGGGAG GGAGGGAGATTAAGAAGAGGAAATGCTTGTTTGGTCTCCATGCTCGGATCCCTCCCCCTGTGGAGCCCCTTACTGGAGACAGAGCCCCCACCAG ggcagggccctgggggaggggtctCACGTCCCCTGGGGAAGCGCCGGAGGCCGGAGCCAGAGCCCCTGAGGAGGAGGCAGAAGGGGAAAATGGAGGAGCTGGGGCCACCCTCAGCAGTGCGCAATCAGCCCGAGCCCCCGGAGCAAAGGGAGCGGGCTCGTCTGCAGAGGGCACTGCAG GCCTCAGTGTCTCCACCATCCCCCAGCCCTAACCAGAGTTACCAGGGCAGCAGCGGCTACAACTTCCGGCCCACAGACGCCCGCTGCCTGCCCAG CAGTCCCATCCGGATGTTCGCTTCCTTCCACCCCTCTGCCAGCACCGCAGGGACCTCTGGGGATGGTGAACCCCCAGACAG GTCACCCCTGGAACTTCACATTGGTTTCCCCACAGACATCCCTAAAAGTGCCCCCCACTCGATGACTGCCTCATCTTCCTCagtcccagccccctccccaggtctTCCTAGACGCTCTGCACCCCCTTCTCCCCTGTGCCGTAGTTTGTCTCCTGGGACTGGGGGAGGAGTCCGAGGTGGGGTTGGTTACCTATCCCGAGGGGACCCTGTCCGGGTCCTTGCTCGGAGAGTACGGCCTGATGGTTCTGTGCAGTACCTGGttgagtggggaggtgggggcatcTTCTGA
- the PHF1 gene encoding PHD finger protein 1 isoform X2, which produces MAQPPRLSRSGAPPLWDPASPAPTSGPRPRLWEGQDVLARWTDGLLYLGTIKKVDSSREVCLVQFEDDSQFLVLWKDISPAALPGEELLCCVCRSETVVPGNRLVSCEKCRHAYHQDCHVPRAPAPGEGEGTSWVCRQCVFAIATKRGGALKKGPYARAMLGMKLSLPYGLKGLDWDAGHLSNRQQSYCYCGGPGEWNLKMLQCQSCLQWFHEACTQCLSKPLLYGDRFYEFECCVCRGGPEKVRRLQLRWVDVAHLVLYHLSVCCKKKYFDFDREILPFTSENWDSLLLGELSDTPKGERSSKLLSALNSHKDRFISGREIKKRKCLFGLHARIPPPVEPLTGDRAPTSFPSGQGPGGGVSRPLGKRRRPEPEPLRRRQKGKMEELGPPSAVRNQPEPPEQRERARLQRALQASVSPPSPSPNQSYQGSSGYNFRPTDARCLPSPIRMFASFHPSASTAGTSGDGEPPDRSPLELHIGFPTDIPKSAPHSMTASSSSVPAPSPGLPRRSAPPSPLCRSLSPGTGGGVRGGVGYLSRGDPVRVLARRVRPDGSVQYLVEWGGGGIF; this is translated from the exons ATGGCACAGCCCCCCCGGCTGAGCCGCTCTGGTGCCCCCCCACTTTGGGACCCAgcctcccctgctcccacctCAGGCCCCAGGCCTCGACTTTGGGAGGGTCAAGATGTGCTGGCCAGGTGGACGGATGGACTGCTATACTTGGGGACCATCAAGAAA GTGGACAGTTCCCGGGAGGTGTGTCTGGTCCAGTTTGAGGACGATTCCCAGTTTCTGGTTCTATGGAAAGACATTAGCCCTG CTGCCCTCCCCGGGGAGGAACTCCTCTGCTGTGTCTGTCGCTCTGAGACTGTGGTCCCTGGAAACCGGCTGGTCAGCTGTGAGAAGTGTCGCCACG CTTATCACCAGGACTGCCACGTTCCAAGAGCCCCAGCccctggagagggagagggcacatCCTGGGTCTGTCGCCAGTGTGTCTTTGCCATTGCCACCAAG AGGGGGGGTGCACTGAAGAAGGGCCCCTATGCCCGggccatgctgggcatgaagctgTCACTGCCATATGGACTAAAGGGGCTAGACTGGGACGCTGGACATCTGAGCAACCGACAGCAGAGCTACTGTTACTGTGGTGGCCCTGGGGA GTGGAACCTGAAAATGTTGCAGTGCCAGAGCTGCCTGCAGTGGTTCCATGAGGCCTGCACCCAGTGTCTGAGCAAGCCGCTCCTCTACGGGGACAG GTTCTACGAGTTCGAATGCTGTGTGTGTCGGGGTGGCCCTGAGAAGGTCAGGAGGCTACAGCTTCGCTG GGTGGATGTGGCCCATCTCGTCCTCTATCACCTCAGCGTTTGCtgtaagaaaaaatactttgattttgACCGCGAGATCCTCCCCTTCACCTCTGAGAATTGGGACAGTTTGCTCCTCGGGGAG CTCTCAGACACCCCCAAGGGAGAACGTTCTTCCAAACTCCTCTCTGCTCTCAACAGCCACAAAGACCG TTTCATTTCAGGGAGGGAGATTAAGAAGAGGAAATGCTTGTTTGGTCTCCATGCTCGGATCCCTCCCCCTGTGGAGCCCCTTACTGGAGACAGAGCCCCCACCAG CTTCCCTtcagggcagggccctgggggaggggtctCACGTCCCCTGGGGAAGCGCCGGAGGCCGGAGCCAGAGCCCCTGAGGAGGAGGCAGAAGGGGAAAATGGAGGAGCTGGGGCCACCCTCAGCAGTGCGCAATCAGCCCGAGCCCCCGGAGCAAAGGGAGCGGGCTCGTCTGCAGAGGGCACTGCAG GCCTCAGTGTCTCCACCATCCCCCAGCCCTAACCAGAGTTACCAGGGCAGCAGCGGCTACAACTTCCGGCCCACAGACGCCCGCTGCCTGCCCAG TCCCATCCGGATGTTCGCTTCCTTCCACCCCTCTGCCAGCACCGCAGGGACCTCTGGGGATGGTGAACCCCCAGACAG GTCACCCCTGGAACTTCACATTGGTTTCCCCACAGACATCCCTAAAAGTGCCCCCCACTCGATGACTGCCTCATCTTCCTCagtcccagccccctccccaggtctTCCTAGACGCTCTGCACCCCCTTCTCCCCTGTGCCGTAGTTTGTCTCCTGGGACTGGGGGAGGAGTCCGAGGTGGGGTTGGTTACCTATCCCGAGGGGACCCTGTCCGGGTCCTTGCTCGGAGAGTACGGCCTGATGGTTCTGTGCAGTACCTGGttgagtggggaggtgggggcatcTTCTGA
- the PHF1 gene encoding PHD finger protein 1 isoform X6 yields MAQPPRLSRSGAPPLWDPASPAPTSGPRPRLWEGQDVLARWTDGLLYLGTIKKVDSSREVCLVQFEDDSQFLVLWKDISPAALPGEELLCCVCRSETVVPGNRLVSCEKCRHAYHQDCHVPRAPAPGEGEGTSWVCRQCVFAIATKRGGALKKGPYARAMLGMKLSLPYGLKGLDWDAGHLSNRQQSYCYCGGPGEWNLKMLQCQSCLQWFHEACTQCLSKPLLYGDRFYEFECCVCRGGPEKVRRLQLRWVDVAHLVLYHLSVCCKKKYFDFDREILPFTSENWDSLLLGELSDTPKGERSSKLLSALNSHKDRFISGREIKKRKCLFGLHARIPPPVEPLTGDRAPTRPQCLHHPPALTRVTRAAAATTSGPQTPAACPVPSGCSLPSTPLPAPQGPLGMVNPQTGHPWNFTLVSPQTSLKVPPTR; encoded by the exons ATGGCACAGCCCCCCCGGCTGAGCCGCTCTGGTGCCCCCCCACTTTGGGACCCAgcctcccctgctcccacctCAGGCCCCAGGCCTCGACTTTGGGAGGGTCAAGATGTGCTGGCCAGGTGGACGGATGGACTGCTATACTTGGGGACCATCAAGAAA GTGGACAGTTCCCGGGAGGTGTGTCTGGTCCAGTTTGAGGACGATTCCCAGTTTCTGGTTCTATGGAAAGACATTAGCCCTG CTGCCCTCCCCGGGGAGGAACTCCTCTGCTGTGTCTGTCGCTCTGAGACTGTGGTCCCTGGAAACCGGCTGGTCAGCTGTGAGAAGTGTCGCCACG CTTATCACCAGGACTGCCACGTTCCAAGAGCCCCAGCccctggagagggagagggcacatCCTGGGTCTGTCGCCAGTGTGTCTTTGCCATTGCCACCAAG AGGGGGGGTGCACTGAAGAAGGGCCCCTATGCCCGggccatgctgggcatgaagctgTCACTGCCATATGGACTAAAGGGGCTAGACTGGGACGCTGGACATCTGAGCAACCGACAGCAGAGCTACTGTTACTGTGGTGGCCCTGGGGA GTGGAACCTGAAAATGTTGCAGTGCCAGAGCTGCCTGCAGTGGTTCCATGAGGCCTGCACCCAGTGTCTGAGCAAGCCGCTCCTCTACGGGGACAG GTTCTACGAGTTCGAATGCTGTGTGTGTCGGGGTGGCCCTGAGAAGGTCAGGAGGCTACAGCTTCGCTG GGTGGATGTGGCCCATCTCGTCCTCTATCACCTCAGCGTTTGCtgtaagaaaaaatactttgattttgACCGCGAGATCCTCCCCTTCACCTCTGAGAATTGGGACAGTTTGCTCCTCGGGGAG CTCTCAGACACCCCCAAGGGAGAACGTTCTTCCAAACTCCTCTCTGCTCTCAACAGCCACAAAGACCG TTTCATTTCAGGGAGGGAGATTAAGAAGAGGAAATGCTTGTTTGGTCTCCATGCTCGGATCCCTCCCCCTGTGGAGCCCCTTACTGGAGACAGAGCCCCCACCAG GCCTCAGTGTCTCCACCATCCCCCAGCCCTAACCAGAGTTACCAGGGCAGCAGCGGCTACAACTTCCGGCCCACAGACGCCCGCTGCCTGCCCAG TCCCATCCGGATGTTCGCTTCCTTCCACCCCTCTGCCAGCACCGCAGGGACCTCTGGGGATGGTGAACCCCCAGACAG GTCACCCCTGGAACTTCACATTGGTTTCCCCACAGACATCCCTAAAAGTGCCCCCCACTCGATGA
- the PHF1 gene encoding PHD finger protein 1 isoform X1, translated as MAQPPRLSRSGAPPLWDPASPAPTSGPRPRLWEGQDVLARWTDGLLYLGTIKKVDSSREVCLVQFEDDSQFLVLWKDISPAALPGEELLCCVCRSETVVPGNRLVSCEKCRHAYHQDCHVPRAPAPGEGEGTSWVCRQCVFAIATKRGGALKKGPYARAMLGMKLSLPYGLKGLDWDAGHLSNRQQSYCYCGGPGEWNLKMLQCQSCLQWFHEACTQCLSKPLLYGDRFYEFECCVCRGGPEKVRRLQLRWVDVAHLVLYHLSVCCKKKYFDFDREILPFTSENWDSLLLGELSDTPKGERSSKLLSALNSHKDRFISGREIKKRKCLFGLHARIPPPVEPLTGDRAPTSFPSGQGPGGGVSRPLGKRRRPEPEPLRRRQKGKMEELGPPSAVRNQPEPPEQRERARLQRALQASVSPPSPSPNQSYQGSSGYNFRPTDARCLPSSPIRMFASFHPSASTAGTSGDGEPPDRSPLELHIGFPTDIPKSAPHSMTASSSSVPAPSPGLPRRSAPPSPLCRSLSPGTGGGVRGGVGYLSRGDPVRVLARRVRPDGSVQYLVEWGGGGIF; from the exons ATGGCACAGCCCCCCCGGCTGAGCCGCTCTGGTGCCCCCCCACTTTGGGACCCAgcctcccctgctcccacctCAGGCCCCAGGCCTCGACTTTGGGAGGGTCAAGATGTGCTGGCCAGGTGGACGGATGGACTGCTATACTTGGGGACCATCAAGAAA GTGGACAGTTCCCGGGAGGTGTGTCTGGTCCAGTTTGAGGACGATTCCCAGTTTCTGGTTCTATGGAAAGACATTAGCCCTG CTGCCCTCCCCGGGGAGGAACTCCTCTGCTGTGTCTGTCGCTCTGAGACTGTGGTCCCTGGAAACCGGCTGGTCAGCTGTGAGAAGTGTCGCCACG CTTATCACCAGGACTGCCACGTTCCAAGAGCCCCAGCccctggagagggagagggcacatCCTGGGTCTGTCGCCAGTGTGTCTTTGCCATTGCCACCAAG AGGGGGGGTGCACTGAAGAAGGGCCCCTATGCCCGggccatgctgggcatgaagctgTCACTGCCATATGGACTAAAGGGGCTAGACTGGGACGCTGGACATCTGAGCAACCGACAGCAGAGCTACTGTTACTGTGGTGGCCCTGGGGA GTGGAACCTGAAAATGTTGCAGTGCCAGAGCTGCCTGCAGTGGTTCCATGAGGCCTGCACCCAGTGTCTGAGCAAGCCGCTCCTCTACGGGGACAG GTTCTACGAGTTCGAATGCTGTGTGTGTCGGGGTGGCCCTGAGAAGGTCAGGAGGCTACAGCTTCGCTG GGTGGATGTGGCCCATCTCGTCCTCTATCACCTCAGCGTTTGCtgtaagaaaaaatactttgattttgACCGCGAGATCCTCCCCTTCACCTCTGAGAATTGGGACAGTTTGCTCCTCGGGGAG CTCTCAGACACCCCCAAGGGAGAACGTTCTTCCAAACTCCTCTCTGCTCTCAACAGCCACAAAGACCG TTTCATTTCAGGGAGGGAGATTAAGAAGAGGAAATGCTTGTTTGGTCTCCATGCTCGGATCCCTCCCCCTGTGGAGCCCCTTACTGGAGACAGAGCCCCCACCAG CTTCCCTtcagggcagggccctgggggaggggtctCACGTCCCCTGGGGAAGCGCCGGAGGCCGGAGCCAGAGCCCCTGAGGAGGAGGCAGAAGGGGAAAATGGAGGAGCTGGGGCCACCCTCAGCAGTGCGCAATCAGCCCGAGCCCCCGGAGCAAAGGGAGCGGGCTCGTCTGCAGAGGGCACTGCAG GCCTCAGTGTCTCCACCATCCCCCAGCCCTAACCAGAGTTACCAGGGCAGCAGCGGCTACAACTTCCGGCCCACAGACGCCCGCTGCCTGCCCAG CAGTCCCATCCGGATGTTCGCTTCCTTCCACCCCTCTGCCAGCACCGCAGGGACCTCTGGGGATGGTGAACCCCCAGACAG GTCACCCCTGGAACTTCACATTGGTTTCCCCACAGACATCCCTAAAAGTGCCCCCCACTCGATGACTGCCTCATCTTCCTCagtcccagccccctccccaggtctTCCTAGACGCTCTGCACCCCCTTCTCCCCTGTGCCGTAGTTTGTCTCCTGGGACTGGGGGAGGAGTCCGAGGTGGGGTTGGTTACCTATCCCGAGGGGACCCTGTCCGGGTCCTTGCTCGGAGAGTACGGCCTGATGGTTCTGTGCAGTACCTGGttgagtggggaggtgggggcatcTTCTGA
- the PHF1 gene encoding PHD finger protein 1 isoform X5: MAQPPRLSRSGAPPLWDPASPAPTSGPRPRLWEGQDVLARWTDGLLYLGTIKKVDSSREVCLVQFEDDSQFLVLWKDISPAALPGEELLCCVCRSETVVPGNRLVSCEKCRHAYHQDCHVPRAPAPGEGEGTSWVCRQCVFAIATKRGGALKKGPYARAMLGMKLSLPYGLKGLDWDAGHLSNRQQSYCYCGGPGEWNLKMLQCQSCLQWFHEACTQCLSKPLLYGDRFYEFECCVCRGGPEKVRRLQLRWVDVAHLVLYHLSVCCKKKYFDFDREILPFTSENWDSLLLGELSDTPKGERSSKLLSALNSHKDRFISGREIKKRKCLFGLHARIPPPVEPLTGDRAPTRPQCLHHPPALTRVTRAAAATTSGPQTPAACPAVPSGCSLPSTPLPAPQGPLGMVNPQTGHPWNFTLVSPQTSLKVPPTR, from the exons ATGGCACAGCCCCCCCGGCTGAGCCGCTCTGGTGCCCCCCCACTTTGGGACCCAgcctcccctgctcccacctCAGGCCCCAGGCCTCGACTTTGGGAGGGTCAAGATGTGCTGGCCAGGTGGACGGATGGACTGCTATACTTGGGGACCATCAAGAAA GTGGACAGTTCCCGGGAGGTGTGTCTGGTCCAGTTTGAGGACGATTCCCAGTTTCTGGTTCTATGGAAAGACATTAGCCCTG CTGCCCTCCCCGGGGAGGAACTCCTCTGCTGTGTCTGTCGCTCTGAGACTGTGGTCCCTGGAAACCGGCTGGTCAGCTGTGAGAAGTGTCGCCACG CTTATCACCAGGACTGCCACGTTCCAAGAGCCCCAGCccctggagagggagagggcacatCCTGGGTCTGTCGCCAGTGTGTCTTTGCCATTGCCACCAAG AGGGGGGGTGCACTGAAGAAGGGCCCCTATGCCCGggccatgctgggcatgaagctgTCACTGCCATATGGACTAAAGGGGCTAGACTGGGACGCTGGACATCTGAGCAACCGACAGCAGAGCTACTGTTACTGTGGTGGCCCTGGGGA GTGGAACCTGAAAATGTTGCAGTGCCAGAGCTGCCTGCAGTGGTTCCATGAGGCCTGCACCCAGTGTCTGAGCAAGCCGCTCCTCTACGGGGACAG GTTCTACGAGTTCGAATGCTGTGTGTGTCGGGGTGGCCCTGAGAAGGTCAGGAGGCTACAGCTTCGCTG GGTGGATGTGGCCCATCTCGTCCTCTATCACCTCAGCGTTTGCtgtaagaaaaaatactttgattttgACCGCGAGATCCTCCCCTTCACCTCTGAGAATTGGGACAGTTTGCTCCTCGGGGAG CTCTCAGACACCCCCAAGGGAGAACGTTCTTCCAAACTCCTCTCTGCTCTCAACAGCCACAAAGACCG TTTCATTTCAGGGAGGGAGATTAAGAAGAGGAAATGCTTGTTTGGTCTCCATGCTCGGATCCCTCCCCCTGTGGAGCCCCTTACTGGAGACAGAGCCCCCACCAG GCCTCAGTGTCTCCACCATCCCCCAGCCCTAACCAGAGTTACCAGGGCAGCAGCGGCTACAACTTCCGGCCCACAGACGCCCGCTGCCTGCCCAG CAGTCCCATCCGGATGTTCGCTTCCTTCCACCCCTCTGCCAGCACCGCAGGGACCTCTGGGGATGGTGAACCCCCAGACAG GTCACCCCTGGAACTTCACATTGGTTTCCCCACAGACATCCCTAAAAGTGCCCCCCACTCGATGA
- the PHF1 gene encoding PHD finger protein 1 isoform X3, which yields MAQPPRLSRSGAPPLWDPASPAPTSGPRPRLWEGQDVLARWTDGLLYLGTIKKVDSSREVCLVQFEDDSQFLVLWKDISPAALPGEELLCCVCRSETVVPGNRLVSCEKCRHAYHQDCHVPRAPAPGEGEGTSWVCRQCVFAIATKRGGALKKGPYARAMLGMKLSLPYGLKGLDWDAGHLSNRQQSYCYCGGPGEWNLKMLQCQSCLQWFHEACTQCLSKPLLYGDRFYEFECCVCRGGPEKVRRLQLRWVDVAHLVLYHLSVCCKKKYFDFDREILPFTSENWDSLLLGELSDTPKGERSSKLLSALNSHKDRFISGREIKKRKCLFGLHARIPPPVEPLTGDRAPTSFPSGQGPGGGVSRPLGKRRRPEPEPLRRRQKGKMEELGPPSAVRNQPEPPEQRERARLQRALQASVSPPSPSPNQSYQGSSGYNFRPTDARCLPRSPLELHIGFPTDIPKSAPHSMTASSSSVPAPSPGLPRRSAPPSPLCRSLSPGTGGGVRGGVGYLSRGDPVRVLARRVRPDGSVQYLVEWGGGGIF from the exons ATGGCACAGCCCCCCCGGCTGAGCCGCTCTGGTGCCCCCCCACTTTGGGACCCAgcctcccctgctcccacctCAGGCCCCAGGCCTCGACTTTGGGAGGGTCAAGATGTGCTGGCCAGGTGGACGGATGGACTGCTATACTTGGGGACCATCAAGAAA GTGGACAGTTCCCGGGAGGTGTGTCTGGTCCAGTTTGAGGACGATTCCCAGTTTCTGGTTCTATGGAAAGACATTAGCCCTG CTGCCCTCCCCGGGGAGGAACTCCTCTGCTGTGTCTGTCGCTCTGAGACTGTGGTCCCTGGAAACCGGCTGGTCAGCTGTGAGAAGTGTCGCCACG CTTATCACCAGGACTGCCACGTTCCAAGAGCCCCAGCccctggagagggagagggcacatCCTGGGTCTGTCGCCAGTGTGTCTTTGCCATTGCCACCAAG AGGGGGGGTGCACTGAAGAAGGGCCCCTATGCCCGggccatgctgggcatgaagctgTCACTGCCATATGGACTAAAGGGGCTAGACTGGGACGCTGGACATCTGAGCAACCGACAGCAGAGCTACTGTTACTGTGGTGGCCCTGGGGA GTGGAACCTGAAAATGTTGCAGTGCCAGAGCTGCCTGCAGTGGTTCCATGAGGCCTGCACCCAGTGTCTGAGCAAGCCGCTCCTCTACGGGGACAG GTTCTACGAGTTCGAATGCTGTGTGTGTCGGGGTGGCCCTGAGAAGGTCAGGAGGCTACAGCTTCGCTG GGTGGATGTGGCCCATCTCGTCCTCTATCACCTCAGCGTTTGCtgtaagaaaaaatactttgattttgACCGCGAGATCCTCCCCTTCACCTCTGAGAATTGGGACAGTTTGCTCCTCGGGGAG CTCTCAGACACCCCCAAGGGAGAACGTTCTTCCAAACTCCTCTCTGCTCTCAACAGCCACAAAGACCG TTTCATTTCAGGGAGGGAGATTAAGAAGAGGAAATGCTTGTTTGGTCTCCATGCTCGGATCCCTCCCCCTGTGGAGCCCCTTACTGGAGACAGAGCCCCCACCAG CTTCCCTtcagggcagggccctgggggaggggtctCACGTCCCCTGGGGAAGCGCCGGAGGCCGGAGCCAGAGCCCCTGAGGAGGAGGCAGAAGGGGAAAATGGAGGAGCTGGGGCCACCCTCAGCAGTGCGCAATCAGCCCGAGCCCCCGGAGCAAAGGGAGCGGGCTCGTCTGCAGAGGGCACTGCAG GCCTCAGTGTCTCCACCATCCCCCAGCCCTAACCAGAGTTACCAGGGCAGCAGCGGCTACAACTTCCGGCCCACAGACGCCCGCTGCCTGCCCAG GTCACCCCTGGAACTTCACATTGGTTTCCCCACAGACATCCCTAAAAGTGCCCCCCACTCGATGACTGCCTCATCTTCCTCagtcccagccccctccccaggtctTCCTAGACGCTCTGCACCCCCTTCTCCCCTGTGCCGTAGTTTGTCTCCTGGGACTGGGGGAGGAGTCCGAGGTGGGGTTGGTTACCTATCCCGAGGGGACCCTGTCCGGGTCCTTGCTCGGAGAGTACGGCCTGATGGTTCTGTGCAGTACCTGGttgagtggggaggtgggggcatcTTCTGA